In the genome of Natronorubrum sediminis, one region contains:
- the carB gene encoding carbamoyl-phosphate synthase large subunit, with the protein MSTDQQGEGDTGDGRTILLIGSGPIQIGQAAEFDYSGAQACRALQEEGARVVLVNSNPATIMTDPEMADEVYIEPITTDAISEIIRKERPDGVIAGLGGQTGLNVTAELAEEGVLEEYDVEIMGTPLDTIYATEDRDLFRQRMEKIGQPVPASTTISLDEGEAVVELTEDDLKERVQDAVDEVGGLPVIARTTYTLGGSGSGVVHEFDELLARVRKGLRLSRNSEVLITESIAGWVEYEYEVMRDADDSCIIICNMENIDPMGIHTGESTVVTPSQLVPDEGHQEMRTAALDVIRELGIQGGCNIQFAWRDDGTPGGEYRVVEVNPRVSRSSALASKATGYPIARVTAKVALGKRLHEITNEITGETTAAFEPAIDYVVTKVPRWPKDKFDDVDFELTTAMKSTGEAMAIGRTFEESLLKALRSSEYEPDVDWADVSDDELESHYLERPSPDRPYALFEAFERGYDVDEVVSLSGIFEWYAERFKRIADSTLAAQEGDFTEAAIAGHTNATIAATAGGDVDVDTVEQAVPGRTYKQVDTCAGEFEAETPYYYSARKPEFESGPLVGDAASGELEVERDVESVIVVGGGPIRIGQGVEFDYCSVHAVQALREQGIDAHVVNNNPETVSTDYDTSDGLFFEPITAEEVADVAEAADADGVMVQFGGQTSVNIGDPLQDEIDRRGLDCEVMGTSVEAMDLAEDRDRFNALMDELGIAQPEGGAAYSETEAMELAHDIGYPVLVRPSYVLGGRAMEVVYDDEELETYIEEAVRVSPDKPILVDDFLADAIELDVDAVADGEDVLIGGVMEHVETAGVHSGDSACMIPPRSLDDETLARVREVTEDIAEALETVGLLNVQLAVRDGEVYVLEANPRSSRTVPFISKATGVPIAKLAARVMAGESIADLDVDEQIPEQTSIKEVVLPFDRLPGSDPRLGPEMKSTGEVMGSADSFGKAYDKAQDATGKPIPESGTAIVDLSADKFPDPDTDAGEALVEGYTDHFDLCEEVDLVDAVKKGEVDLIVSRDRNLLEVAVEEEITYFSTPASAQAALEALESTDEPIDVQPITDRPKRSSEWGRSD; encoded by the coding sequence ATGAGCACGGACCAGCAGGGCGAGGGCGACACCGGGGATGGACGCACGATCTTGCTGATCGGGAGCGGCCCGATTCAGATCGGGCAGGCCGCAGAGTTCGACTACTCTGGCGCACAGGCCTGCCGAGCACTGCAGGAGGAAGGTGCTCGAGTCGTCCTCGTTAACTCCAATCCCGCGACGATCATGACCGATCCGGAGATGGCAGACGAGGTCTACATCGAGCCGATTACCACCGACGCCATCTCGGAGATCATCCGGAAGGAGCGTCCCGACGGCGTTATCGCCGGCCTCGGCGGCCAGACCGGCCTCAACGTCACCGCCGAGTTGGCCGAGGAAGGCGTCCTCGAGGAGTACGATGTCGAGATCATGGGCACCCCCCTCGACACCATCTACGCGACGGAGGACCGAGACCTCTTCCGCCAGCGCATGGAGAAGATCGGCCAGCCGGTGCCGGCTTCGACGACCATCTCGCTCGACGAGGGTGAAGCGGTCGTCGAACTGACTGAGGACGATCTGAAAGAGCGCGTCCAGGACGCCGTCGACGAGGTCGGCGGCCTGCCGGTGATCGCCCGCACGACGTACACGCTGGGTGGCTCCGGATCGGGCGTCGTCCACGAGTTCGACGAACTGCTCGCTCGCGTCCGCAAGGGACTGCGTCTTTCGCGCAACAGCGAGGTCCTCATCACCGAGTCCATCGCGGGCTGGGTCGAGTACGAGTACGAGGTCATGCGCGACGCCGACGACTCCTGTATCATCATCTGTAACATGGAGAACATCGATCCGATGGGCATCCACACCGGGGAGTCGACGGTCGTCACACCCTCCCAACTGGTCCCCGACGAGGGCCACCAGGAGATGCGCACGGCCGCGCTCGACGTCATCCGTGAACTCGGGATTCAGGGCGGCTGTAACATCCAGTTCGCCTGGCGCGACGACGGCACGCCCGGCGGCGAGTACCGCGTCGTCGAGGTCAACCCGCGCGTCTCTCGTTCCTCCGCGCTCGCCTCGAAGGCGACGGGATACCCAATCGCTCGCGTGACCGCGAAGGTCGCACTCGGCAAGCGCCTCCACGAGATCACCAACGAGATCACGGGCGAGACGACCGCCGCGTTCGAGCCAGCGATCGATTACGTCGTCACGAAGGTTCCGCGCTGGCCCAAAGACAAATTCGACGACGTCGATTTCGAACTGACGACCGCGATGAAATCGACCGGCGAGGCGATGGCCATCGGCCGAACCTTCGAGGAGAGTTTGCTCAAGGCTCTTCGCTCCTCCGAGTACGAACCCGACGTCGACTGGGCCGACGTGAGCGACGACGAACTCGAGTCCCACTACCTCGAGCGTCCGTCGCCGGATCGTCCGTACGCGCTGTTCGAAGCGTTCGAGCGCGGTTACGACGTCGACGAGGTCGTTTCCCTCTCGGGCATCTTCGAGTGGTACGCCGAGCGCTTCAAGCGCATCGCCGACTCGACACTCGCCGCACAGGAAGGCGACTTCACCGAAGCCGCAATCGCCGGGCACACGAACGCGACGATCGCCGCGACTGCAGGCGGCGACGTCGACGTCGACACCGTCGAACAGGCGGTTCCCGGACGCACGTACAAACAGGTCGACACCTGCGCCGGCGAGTTCGAGGCCGAAACGCCGTACTACTACTCCGCGCGCAAGCCCGAGTTCGAGTCGGGCCCGCTCGTCGGCGACGCCGCCTCGGGAGAACTCGAGGTCGAGCGCGACGTCGAGAGCGTGATCGTCGTCGGCGGCGGCCCGATCCGTATCGGGCAAGGCGTCGAGTTCGATTACTGTTCGGTCCACGCCGTCCAGGCGCTGCGCGAGCAGGGGATCGACGCCCACGTCGTGAACAACAACCCCGAGACGGTCTCGACGGACTACGACACCTCCGACGGGCTGTTCTTCGAGCCGATCACGGCCGAAGAGGTCGCCGACGTTGCCGAGGCGGCCGACGCCGACGGCGTGATGGTCCAGTTCGGCGGCCAGACCTCGGTCAACATCGGCGATCCGCTTCAGGACGAGATCGACCGCCGCGGACTCGATTGTGAGGTCATGGGCACGAGCGTCGAGGCGATGGACTTAGCGGAGGACCGCGACCGCTTCAACGCGCTCATGGACGAGTTGGGCATCGCCCAGCCCGAAGGCGGGGCCGCCTACAGCGAGACGGAAGCGATGGAACTCGCTCACGACATCGGCTACCCCGTTCTCGTGCGTCCCTCCTACGTGCTCGGCGGGCGCGCGATGGAGGTCGTCTACGACGACGAGGAACTCGAGACCTACATCGAGGAGGCGGTCCGCGTGAGTCCGGACAAGCCGATTCTCGTGGACGACTTCCTCGCTGACGCCATCGAACTCGACGTCGACGCCGTCGCGGACGGCGAGGACGTGCTGATCGGTGGCGTGATGGAACACGTCGAGACCGCTGGCGTCCACTCCGGCGACTCGGCGTGTATGATCCCGCCGCGCTCGCTCGACGACGAGACGCTGGCTCGCGTCCGCGAAGTCACCGAGGACATCGCCGAGGCCCTCGAGACGGTCGGCCTGTTGAACGTGCAACTCGCCGTCAGAGACGGTGAAGTGTACGTCCTCGAGGCCAACCCGCGCTCCTCGCGTACTGTGCCGTTCATCTCGAAGGCGACGGGCGTCCCGATTGCCAAACTCGCGGCCAGAGTGATGGCCGGCGAATCGATCGCCGACCTCGACGTCGACGAGCAGATTCCCGAGCAAACGTCGATCAAGGAGGTCGTCCTGCCGTTCGACCGCCTGCCGGGTTCGGATCCGCGCCTCGGTCCGGAGATGAAATCGACGGGTGAAGTGATGGGCAGCGCCGACTCCTTCGGCAAAGCCTACGACAAGGCCCAGGACGCGACGGGCAAGCCGATCCCCGAATCGGGAACGGCGATCGTCGACCTCTCCGCGGACAAGTTCCCCGATCCGGACACCGACGCCGGCGAGGCGCTCGTCGAGGGGTACACCGACCACTTCGATCTCTGCGAGGAAGTCGACCTCGTGGACGCCGTCAAGAAGGGTGAGGTCGACCTGATCGTCTCGCGGGATCGCAACTTACTCGAGGTCGCCGTCGAGGAGGAAATCACCTACTTCTCGACGCCAGCGAGCGCACAGGCCGCACTCGAGGCACTCGAGTCCACGGACGAACCGATCGATGTCCAGCCGATCACCGACCGTCCGAAGCGCTCGAGCGAGTGGGGACGTTCGGACTGA
- a CDS encoding DUF5815 family protein: protein MAAPRVPGSGGDRTLELPCGETLDPHEIDLGMREYTCRCGETHAVVTDVHPPSRFFPESLVTILQETIEPADEFEEFGTPHLLGVVMEEFPEQIVTYDASDDGGVGYAMLWVSDFDSRRLHEIIVELVVELMDHAVSHAEDDDAVTDFESQMLEFDVSEFVEQYRRQRDFESEHDRAL, encoded by the coding sequence ATGGCAGCGCCCCGCGTCCCGGGTTCCGGCGGCGATCGAACGCTCGAGTTACCCTGTGGGGAGACCCTCGATCCACACGAGATCGATCTGGGCATGCGCGAGTACACGTGTCGCTGTGGCGAGACGCACGCGGTCGTCACCGACGTGCATCCGCCCTCGCGCTTTTTCCCCGAATCGCTCGTCACCATCTTACAGGAGACGATCGAACCCGCAGACGAGTTCGAGGAGTTTGGCACGCCACACCTACTGGGGGTCGTCATGGAGGAGTTTCCCGAGCAGATCGTCACCTACGACGCCAGCGACGACGGCGGCGTCGGCTACGCGATGCTCTGGGTGAGCGACTTCGACTCGCGGCGACTCCACGAGATCATCGTCGAACTCGTCGTCGAACTCATGGATCACGCGGTCAGTCACGCCGAAGACGACGACGCCGTTACGGATTTCGAATCGCAGATGCTCGAGTTCGACGTAAGCGAGTTCGTCGAGCAGTACCGTCGCCAGCGAGATTTCGAGAGCGAACACGACCGCGCACTCTAA
- a CDS encoding trimeric intracellular cation channel family protein yields the protein MTQALLAGVLDPFAVMNAIGLIAFALVGSTKAIRREFDLFGVAVVGLATAFAGGVTRDILVGRIPLALQSPGEIALGTIGVLLAIGLHLVLESADDHPVALVADGVGLGAFTTAGAIVAVDVGVSGFGVVAIATINAVGGGAVADILLNRSPFILFEDFYASCSVLGAIVYLGATIVGLTAGTAAAACAGTTVLVRLIAVAYGWTLPTAQSIQRVN from the coding sequence ATGACTCAGGCGTTGCTGGCAGGGGTATTGGATCCGTTCGCCGTCATGAACGCGATCGGATTGATCGCGTTCGCGCTCGTCGGGTCGACCAAGGCGATACGCCGGGAGTTCGACCTGTTCGGCGTCGCAGTCGTCGGCCTCGCCACGGCGTTCGCGGGGGGCGTAACCCGAGACATCCTCGTCGGACGAATACCACTGGCGCTCCAGTCGCCGGGTGAAATCGCCCTCGGAACGATCGGCGTGCTCCTGGCAATCGGGTTGCACCTCGTGCTCGAGTCGGCCGACGATCATCCCGTCGCGCTGGTGGCCGACGGTGTCGGACTCGGCGCATTCACGACCGCCGGTGCGATCGTCGCGGTAGACGTCGGCGTCTCGGGCTTCGGTGTCGTCGCCATCGCGACGATCAACGCAGTTGGCGGCGGAGCAGTCGCGGACATTCTGCTCAATCGATCGCCGTTCATCCTGTTCGAGGATTTCTACGCGAGCTGTTCGGTACTCGGCGCTATCGTCTATCTCGGTGCAACAATAGTGGGTCTCACCGCCGGGACCGCGGCGGCCGCCTGCGCTGGGACGACCGTTCTGGTACGGCTAATCGCAGTCGCCTACGGCTGGACGCTTCCGACGGCACAGTCGATTCAACGAGTGAACTGA
- a CDS encoding DUF7124 domain-containing protein, translating to MNGGSDMTLAFELEALKELASPESVFEDARGWTEYIGVVSEKPTYVVTNFTRKNRIRQDFFSGPRGKAESLEGVKDQFDTDRYVLIASSEEDEQLAEDVGWEYLAVEDAAEAADWIVASDADSGDDDAEQVRDDWP from the coding sequence ATGAACGGCGGTAGCGACATGACGCTCGCGTTCGAACTCGAGGCGCTGAAAGAACTCGCGTCGCCCGAGAGCGTCTTCGAGGACGCCAGAGGCTGGACCGAGTACATCGGCGTCGTCTCCGAGAAGCCGACCTACGTGGTCACGAACTTCACGCGAAAGAACCGCATCCGACAGGACTTCTTCTCGGGCCCGCGTGGGAAAGCCGAGAGCCTCGAGGGTGTCAAAGACCAGTTCGACACCGATCGATACGTCTTGATCGCCTCGAGCGAGGAAGACGAGCAACTCGCGGAGGACGTCGGCTGGGAGTACCTCGCCGTCGAGGACGCAGCGGAGGCTGCAGACTGGATCGTTGCCTCGGATGCCGACTCCGGCGACGACGACGCCGAACAAGTCCGCGACGATTGGCCCTGA
- a CDS encoding NAD(P)/FAD-dependent oxidoreductase: MTQYVIIGDGISGSSAAETLREEDPDAKITVITDEGEPLYNRILIKEHAKGKLPEAPISIHEEEWYEERDIELSLDTHVTSVDTDANVIHTHDSGDISYDKLLVATGGTPTQLPVDNSDADGIHHFWTFQDARGIKEHAERSDRGVIVGAGLLGIDFAAVCGAQGIDADYLMRGDRWWRYALSAEGAEIMHEGMRDVGVEPVFDSGVDRFETDDDGQVVGAVDPNGEHYECDFAGVAIGLTFNTEFLRGAGLEQNNGIVVDEYMRTNVDDIYAAGDITRFHDVLLGEHAQNGSWGSAKEQGRVAAVNMAAADEAEAFEWVSSYSITHFDFPFLSFGHPTLGDEHAEAKYSDTEWRRVAFKDGKIVGGVLIGDLSPQSTFKQLMREQREVADQADVLLEKQVDLDNLAPEQQS, translated from the coding sequence ATGACCCAGTACGTGATCATCGGTGACGGGATCTCGGGCAGTTCGGCTGCCGAGACCCTCCGGGAAGAAGACCCGGATGCGAAGATTACCGTCATCACCGATGAGGGGGAGCCCCTGTACAATCGGATTCTCATCAAAGAGCACGCGAAAGGCAAGCTCCCAGAAGCGCCGATATCGATTCACGAGGAAGAATGGTACGAAGAACGCGATATCGAGCTCTCGCTCGATACCCACGTAACGAGCGTCGATACCGACGCGAACGTTATTCATACACACGATTCCGGCGATATCAGCTACGACAAGTTGCTGGTGGCGACCGGTGGGACGCCGACGCAGTTGCCCGTCGACAACAGTGACGCCGACGGAATTCATCACTTCTGGACGTTCCAGGACGCCCGCGGGATCAAAGAACACGCCGAACGATCCGACCGCGGCGTCATCGTTGGCGCGGGGCTACTCGGAATCGACTTCGCGGCGGTCTGCGGTGCGCAGGGAATCGACGCCGACTACCTGATGCGCGGCGATCGATGGTGGCGCTACGCGCTCTCCGCGGAGGGTGCCGAAATCATGCACGAGGGCATGCGAGACGTCGGCGTCGAACCCGTCTTCGATAGCGGTGTCGATCGATTCGAAACGGACGACGACGGGCAGGTCGTCGGGGCCGTTGACCCGAACGGGGAGCACTACGAGTGTGACTTCGCCGGCGTCGCGATCGGTCTGACGTTCAACACCGAGTTCCTTCGCGGTGCAGGTCTCGAGCAGAACAACGGGATCGTCGTCGACGAGTACATGCGGACGAACGTCGACGACATCTACGCGGCAGGTGACATCACCCGATTCCACGACGTCTTGCTGGGCGAACACGCCCAGAACGGCTCGTGGGGGTCGGCCAAGGAGCAGGGTCGCGTCGCTGCCGTGAACATGGCCGCAGCCGACGAAGCGGAGGCCTTCGAGTGGGTCTCGTCGTACTCGATTACTCACTTCGACTTCCCGTTCCTCTCCTTTGGCCACCCGACGCTCGGCGACGAGCACGCCGAGGCAAAGTACAGCGATACCGAGTGGCGACGAGTCGCGTTCAAAGACGGCAAGATCGTCGGCGGCGTCCTCATCGGCGACCTCTCCCCACAGAGCACGTTCAAACAACTCATGCGCGAACAGCGCGAGGTCGCCGATCAGGCAGACGTTCTCCTCGAGAAGCAAGTCGACCTCGACAATCTCGCCCCCGAACAGCAATCCTGA
- a CDS encoding DUF6149 family protein, whose translation MKLRQNARHFASRKALETPVVRSVAKSGLVRLHTKIFLGKADPDHADERKDRLDDLFDATVDTYRRALQDGYSEAEAREITHIQANFDFYNHGWTEMMEFPADELEAHYDRYGEFFERWDITIDDPLGQFAPADGLADAPSTPERLEDPEHPHAEGGFADDVYVETEDGDLVVGGQSEPDDADMSKAVGVGDDDLES comes from the coding sequence ATGAAACTCCGGCAGAACGCACGCCACTTCGCTTCCCGGAAAGCCCTCGAGACCCCAGTCGTTCGGTCGGTCGCGAAATCGGGACTCGTCCGTTTACACACCAAGATTTTCCTCGGCAAAGCGGATCCAGATCACGCCGACGAACGGAAAGACCGACTCGACGACCTCTTCGACGCGACGGTCGACACCTACCGCCGTGCGCTACAAGACGGCTACTCGGAAGCCGAGGCCCGTGAAATCACCCACATTCAGGCCAATTTCGATTTCTACAACCACGGCTGGACCGAGATGATGGAATTCCCCGCTGACGAACTCGAGGCACACTACGACCGCTACGGCGAGTTCTTCGAACGGTGGGATATCACCATCGACGACCCCCTCGGGCAGTTCGCCCCCGCCGATGGATTGGCCGACGCTCCGTCGACGCCCGAGCGACTCGAGGACCCAGAGCACCCCCATGCTGAAGGCGGATTCGCCGACGATGTCTACGTCGAGACCGAAGACGGCGACCTCGTCGTCGGCGGCCAATCTGAACCGGACGACGCCGACATGTCGAAGGCTGTCGGTGTCGGCGACGACGACCTCGAGTCGTAA
- a CDS encoding polysaccharide deacetylase family protein codes for MNRRAYLTAVTAGTIGLAGCTDASFLESGGEGDDGESTNGDGDDGDDRNLPDAAGTDDDFEDLDRWEVSGGTLTADEDRALVGSQSARLEMTEGTARLTKTFSEARDLSAVVPGVAGAAGELVVPWLRLIDTDRNAIEYRRGVSADLPLMRYNYGITDIEDGFDDESVEEVHIQLGAGEGQERTVWFDDFHFTPRPETGKVMIQFDDGHETDYTKALPILEEYGYPAVTFVNKDYIDGGDVGGDPRLTTDELHELHDAGWCIANHTVSHPNLSELNAEEQKAEIRDSKEWLVEEGFEEGARYFAYPFGDYDETTIELVDEHHEIGFAGGQPVQGFTTNTKLASRIGEPDAERVETELERTAERGGITCIFYHRLEGSDLESFETLVETLHEYESAGELDVILPQDLEEQFLF; via the coding sequence ATGAATCGACGCGCGTACTTGACAGCAGTGACGGCAGGGACGATCGGCCTCGCGGGCTGTACAGATGCAAGCTTTCTCGAGAGCGGCGGGGAAGGCGACGATGGCGAGTCGACGAACGGAGACGGCGACGACGGCGACGATCGTAACCTTCCCGATGCCGCCGGCACCGACGACGACTTCGAGGATCTCGATCGATGGGAAGTAAGCGGCGGCACGCTCACGGCCGACGAGGATCGGGCACTCGTCGGTTCACAGAGTGCGCGCCTCGAGATGACCGAAGGAACGGCACGGCTGACGAAGACCTTCTCGGAGGCGCGCGACCTCTCGGCGGTCGTTCCTGGCGTTGCTGGCGCTGCAGGTGAACTCGTCGTCCCGTGGCTTCGGTTGATCGACACCGATCGCAACGCCATCGAGTACCGACGAGGCGTGAGTGCCGACCTCCCGCTCATGCGCTACAACTACGGGATAACCGACATCGAGGACGGGTTCGACGACGAGTCCGTCGAGGAAGTCCACATCCAACTCGGGGCCGGTGAGGGCCAGGAACGAACGGTCTGGTTCGACGACTTCCACTTCACGCCCCGCCCGGAGACGGGGAAGGTGATGATCCAGTTCGACGACGGCCACGAGACCGATTACACGAAAGCCCTCCCGATTCTCGAGGAGTATGGCTACCCTGCGGTGACGTTCGTCAACAAGGACTACATCGACGGTGGCGACGTGGGCGGCGATCCACGGCTGACGACCGACGAACTTCACGAACTTCACGACGCTGGCTGGTGTATCGCGAACCACACCGTGAGCCACCCGAATCTTTCGGAACTCAACGCCGAGGAACAGAAGGCCGAGATCCGCGACTCCAAGGAGTGGCTCGTCGAGGAGGGGTTCGAGGAGGGGGCGCGGTACTTCGCCTACCCGTTCGGCGATTACGACGAGACGACCATCGAACTCGTCGACGAGCACCACGAAATCGGCTTCGCCGGAGGCCAGCCGGTTCAAGGGTTCACGACGAACACGAAACTGGCCTCGCGCATCGGCGAACCCGACGCCGAACGCGTCGAGACGGAACTCGAGCGAACCGCCGAGAGGGGCGGCATCACGTGCATTTTCTATCACCGCCTCGAGGGATCGGATCTCGAGTCCTTCGAAACGCTGGTCGAGACGCTCCACGAGTACGAATCGGCGGGAGAACTCGACGTGATCTTGCCACAGGATCTCGAAGAACAGTTCCTGTTCTAA
- a CDS encoding ABC transporter substrate-binding protein, translating to MVDTDRWGRQAETATRDDRTRRPNRRQFVVATAGVAGGVSLGGCVDSFETVSGSTTDDETITIGALAPDPADDYIGQSIVHSAELAVEELANNGGINGHDVDIAIADTKSSPLEARREYQRLVLEEDVDVTVGMFASEALLAILDDIAEHEIIHLTSGAATTVASQLVNEEYDRYKYHFRVGPTNDADLGRMQVDFLDDMSEEIGWESIALFAEDYEWTEAPWEVYQEQIAGTGVEIATEERYPPATDDFTELYTEAEEQDADAVFITTAHTGDDALLDWAVPQREFAFGGIHVPMQLPAYYDLVDQACRYGVGQTSATATSEITDLTQHFVGEYQDAYDGSNPVYTGYHTYDAVMLFADAVEQADTLDSDELVSTLEDAAFTGSAGLVEFHEPDHEYAHDLVYQQDENLYFQWQENDDGEGVQEVIWPEAQATADYVAPAWLE from the coding sequence ATGGTCGATACCGATCGGTGGGGCCGGCAGGCGGAGACAGCGACGCGCGATGATCGGACCCGTCGCCCGAATCGACGACAGTTCGTTGTGGCAACGGCTGGCGTTGCGGGCGGTGTTTCACTCGGTGGTTGCGTGGATTCGTTCGAGACCGTTTCTGGATCGACGACTGACGACGAGACGATCACGATCGGGGCGTTGGCACCCGATCCGGCCGACGACTACATCGGCCAATCGATCGTCCACTCTGCCGAACTCGCCGTCGAGGAACTCGCAAACAACGGTGGGATCAACGGGCACGACGTCGACATCGCTATCGCCGACACGAAGTCGAGTCCGCTCGAGGCCCGTCGCGAGTATCAGCGTCTGGTGCTCGAGGAAGACGTCGACGTAACGGTCGGGATGTTCGCCAGCGAGGCGTTGCTCGCTATCCTCGACGATATCGCAGAACACGAGATCATCCATCTCACCTCGGGTGCGGCGACGACGGTCGCGAGTCAGTTAGTCAACGAGGAGTACGACCGATACAAGTATCACTTCCGGGTCGGACCGACGAACGACGCCGACCTCGGACGGATGCAGGTCGACTTCCTCGACGATATGAGCGAGGAGATCGGTTGGGAGTCGATCGCGCTCTTCGCGGAGGATTACGAGTGGACAGAGGCCCCGTGGGAGGTCTATCAGGAGCAGATCGCAGGGACGGGCGTCGAAATCGCGACGGAAGAGCGGTATCCGCCGGCGACCGACGATTTCACCGAACTTTATACGGAAGCCGAGGAGCAGGACGCCGATGCCGTGTTCATCACGACTGCTCACACGGGGGACGATGCGTTGTTAGACTGGGCCGTTCCCCAGCGAGAGTTCGCGTTCGGGGGGATCCACGTCCCGATGCAACTGCCAGCGTACTACGACCTGGTCGATCAAGCCTGTCGGTACGGCGTCGGACAGACCAGCGCGACGGCGACGAGTGAGATCACCGACCTCACACAGCACTTCGTCGGCGAGTATCAAGACGCCTACGACGGATCGAATCCGGTCTACACGGGCTATCACACCTACGATGCGGTGATGCTCTTCGCCGACGCCGTCGAGCAAGCCGACACCCTCGACTCCGACGAACTGGTCTCAACGCTCGAGGACGCAGCATTCACCGGCAGCGCGGGACTCGTCGAGTTCCACGAACCGGACCACGAGTACGCACACGACCTCGTCTACCAACAAGACGAGAACCTCTACTTCCAGTGGCAAGAAAACGACGACGGCGAGGGTGTTCAGGAGGTTATCTGGCCCGAAGCGCAGGCGACCGCCGACTACGTCGCGCCGGCGTGGCTCGAGTGA
- a CDS encoding ABC transporter substrate-binding protein has product MHDHLWERGANDGSNSRVGRDSLNRRTVLKATGGAAASVSLAGCVGSYELIGSSQDTDETIRIGVLAPEPESDFIGRSMAQSAEVAVTELNEDGGIAGRDVELVVGNTKDSPTEASRVYQQLVLEEDVDVTVGMFDSHALENIMDEIADQELVHLTSGAATTAASQLVNEEYDRYKYHFRVGPTNDRDLGNAQISFMDEYAHEIGWESIAVLAEDYPWADEPWDIYQDELADTQVDVVYEERYPPATNDFTDLYDDIEEAGADAAFVTTAHTGNEAVLDWSTAQRQFAFGGIHVPMQLPTYYDDIGGACEYGIGYSTATETSEITDATQPFVQEYADEFGSYPQDMGYNTYDAVRIFAEAVEAAGTVDSEELVSELEDIEHEGASGYIEFHDSDDEFAHDLVFNPETPTAVYFQWQTTDDGEPVREVIWPEEHATDDAAGEYVTPPWLA; this is encoded by the coding sequence ATGCATGATCATCTATGGGAGAGAGGGGCGAACGACGGATCGAATTCTCGAGTGGGACGTGATTCGCTGAATCGGCGGACAGTACTCAAAGCGACGGGCGGTGCTGCAGCGAGCGTCTCTCTTGCGGGGTGCGTCGGGTCGTATGAACTTATTGGCTCGAGTCAGGATACCGACGAGACGATCCGTATTGGAGTCCTGGCACCGGAACCGGAGAGTGACTTCATCGGCCGCTCGATGGCGCAATCGGCCGAGGTTGCAGTAACGGAACTCAACGAGGACGGTGGAATCGCCGGGCGAGACGTCGAACTGGTCGTCGGCAATACGAAAGACTCTCCGACCGAGGCGAGTCGGGTGTATCAGCAACTCGTCCTCGAGGAAGACGTCGACGTGACGGTCGGGATGTTCGACAGCCACGCACTCGAAAACATCATGGACGAGATCGCTGATCAGGAACTGGTCCATCTCACGTCAGGTGCGGCGACGACTGCGGCAAGTCAGTTAGTCAACGAGGAGTACGACCGATACAAGTACCACTTCCGGGTTGGACCAACGAACGACCGCGACCTCGGGAACGCACAGATCAGCTTCATGGACGAGTACGCCCACGAAATCGGCTGGGAGTCGATCGCCGTGCTGGCCGAGGACTATCCGTGGGCGGACGAGCCGTGGGACATCTATCAGGACGAACTCGCGGACACGCAAGTCGACGTCGTTTACGAGGAACGGTATCCGCCGGCGACGAACGACTTTACGGACCTCTACGACGACATCGAGGAAGCCGGTGCTGATGCGGCCTTCGTCACGACCGCACATACCGGTAACGAGGCTGTTCTCGACTGGTCGACCGCCCAGCGACAGTTCGCATTCGGAGGGATCCACGTTCCGATGCAACTGCCGACGTACTACGATGACATCGGGGGTGCTTGCGAGTACGGCATCGGCTACTCGACGGCGACGGAAACGAGCGAGATTACGGACGCGACACAACCGTTCGTCCAGGAGTACGCCGACGAATTCGGTTCCTACCCACAGGACATGGGGTACAACACGTACGACGCCGTCCGAATCTTCGCCGAAGCGGTCGAGGCTGCAGGGACGGTCGACTCCGAGGAACTCGTCTCGGAACTCGAGGATATCGAACACGAGGGGGCAAGTGGGTACATCGAGTTCCACGATTCGGACGACGAGTTCGCCCACGACCTCGTCTTCAATCCGGAGACGCCGACTGCAGTGTACTTCCAGTGGCAGACGACCGACGACGGCGAACCGGTGAGAGAGGTCATCTGGCCCGAAGAACACGCGACCGACGATGCGGCGGGCGAGTACGTCACGCCGCCGTGGCTCGCGTAA